One part of the Esox lucius isolate fEsoLuc1 chromosome 10, fEsoLuc1.pri, whole genome shotgun sequence genome encodes these proteins:
- the tpm3 gene encoding tropomyosin alpha-3 chain isoform X7 gives MSGNNSIDAVKRKIKVLQQQADEAEERAEILQREVEVEKTSREQAEAEVASLNRRIQLVEEELDRAQERLATALQKLEEAEKAADESERGMKVIENRALKDEEKMELQEIQLKEAKHIAEEADRKYEEVARKLLIIEGDHERTEERAELAEAKCAELEEELKNVTNNLKSLEAQAEKYSQKEDKYEEEIKILTDKLKEAETRAEFAERSVAKLEKTIDDLEERLAKAKEENVKIHATLDQTLQDLNSF, from the exons atgtCTGGAAACAACAGCATCGATGCGGTGAAGCGAAAGATAAAAGTTTTACAGCAACAGGCAGATGAAGCTGAAGAAAGAGCAGAAATACTTCAGAGAGAGGTCGAGGTGGAGAAAACGTCAAGAGAACAG GCAGAGGCTGAGGTAGCTTCTCTGAACAGGCGTATCCAGCTGGTTGAGGAGGAGTTGGACAGGGCCCAGGAGAGACTGGCCACAGCTTTGCAGAAGCTGGAAGAGGCTGAGAAGGCTGCGGACGAAAGCGAGAG gggcatgaaggtgatTGAGAACAGGGCCCTGAAGGATGAGGAGAAGATGGAGCTGCAGGAGATCCAACTGAAAGAGGCCAAGCACATTGCCGAGGAGGCCGACCGCAAGTATGAGGAG GTGGCTCGTAAGCTGCTGATCATCGAGGGAGATCATGAGCGCACGGAGGAGAGGGCGGAGCTTGCTGAGGC TAAATGTGCTGAACTGGAGGAGGAACTGAAAAACGTCACCAATAACCTTAAGTCCTTGGAGGCCCAGGCAGAaaag TACTCCCAGAAGGAGGACAAGTATGAGGAAGAGATCAAAATCCTGACTGACAAGCTCAAAGAG GCTGAGACTCGTGCTGAGTTTGCTGAAAGGTCTGTGGCCAAGCTGGAAAAGACCATTGATGATCTGGAAG AGAGACTGGCCAAAGCCAAAGAGGAGAACGTCAAGATCCATGCCACCCTGGACCAGACCCTGCAGGACCTCAACAGCTTCTGA
- the tpm3 gene encoding tropomyosin alpha-3 chain isoform X6 yields the protein MSGNNSIDAVKRKIKVLQQQADEAEERAEILQREVEVEKTSREQAEAEVASLNRRIQLVEEELDRAQERLATALQKLEEAEKAADESERGMKVIENRALKDEEKMELQEIQLKEAKHIAEEADRKYEEVARKLLIIEGDHERTEERAELAEAKVRALEEELRGFDQSLKSLQASEDQYSQKEDKYEEEIKILTDKLKEAETRAEFAERSVAKLEKTIDDLEERLAKAKEENVKIHATLDQTLQDLNSF from the exons atgtCTGGAAACAACAGCATCGATGCGGTGAAGCGAAAGATAAAAGTTTTACAGCAACAGGCAGATGAAGCTGAAGAAAGAGCAGAAATACTTCAGAGAGAGGTCGAGGTGGAGAAAACGTCAAGAGAACAG GCAGAGGCTGAGGTAGCTTCTCTGAACAGGCGTATCCAGCTGGTTGAGGAGGAGTTGGACAGGGCCCAGGAGAGACTGGCCACAGCTTTGCAGAAGCTGGAAGAGGCTGAGAAGGCTGCGGACGAAAGCGAGAG gggcatgaaggtgatTGAGAACAGGGCCCTGAAGGATGAGGAGAAGATGGAGCTGCAGGAGATCCAACTGAAAGAGGCCAAGCACATTGCCGAGGAGGCCGACCGCAAGTATGAGGAG GTGGCTCGTAAGCTGCTGATCATCGAGGGAGATCATGAGCGCACGGAGGAGAGGGCGGAGCTTGCTGAGGC CAAAGTCAGGGCCCTGGAGGAGGAGCTGAGGGgttttgaccaatcactgaAGTCCCTGCAAGCCTCTGAAGACCag TACTCCCAGAAGGAGGACAAGTATGAGGAAGAGATCAAAATCCTGACTGACAAGCTCAAAGAG GCTGAGACTCGTGCTGAGTTTGCTGAAAGGTCTGTGGCCAAGCTGGAAAAGACCATTGATGATCTGGAAG AGAGACTGGCCAAAGCCAAAGAGGAGAACGTCAAGATCCATGCCACCCTGGACCAGACCCTGCAGGACCTCAACAGCTTCTGA
- the tpm3 gene encoding tropomyosin alpha-3 chain isoform X8 — MSGNNSIDAVKRKIKVLQQQADEAEERAEILQREVEVEKTSREQAEAEVASLNRRIQLVEEELDRAQERLATALQKLEEAEKAADESERGMKVIENRALKDEEKMELQEIQLKEAKHIAEEADRKYEEVARKLLIIEGDHERTEERAELAEAKVRALEEELRGFDQSLKSLQASEDQYSQKEDKYEEEIKILTDKLKEAETRAEFAERSVAKLEKTIDDLEDELYAQKLKYKAISEELDHALNDMTSI, encoded by the exons atgtCTGGAAACAACAGCATCGATGCGGTGAAGCGAAAGATAAAAGTTTTACAGCAACAGGCAGATGAAGCTGAAGAAAGAGCAGAAATACTTCAGAGAGAGGTCGAGGTGGAGAAAACGTCAAGAGAACAG GCAGAGGCTGAGGTAGCTTCTCTGAACAGGCGTATCCAGCTGGTTGAGGAGGAGTTGGACAGGGCCCAGGAGAGACTGGCCACAGCTTTGCAGAAGCTGGAAGAGGCTGAGAAGGCTGCGGACGAAAGCGAGAG gggcatgaaggtgatTGAGAACAGGGCCCTGAAGGATGAGGAGAAGATGGAGCTGCAGGAGATCCAACTGAAAGAGGCCAAGCACATTGCCGAGGAGGCCGACCGCAAGTATGAGGAG GTGGCTCGTAAGCTGCTGATCATCGAGGGAGATCATGAGCGCACGGAGGAGAGGGCGGAGCTTGCTGAGGC CAAAGTCAGGGCCCTGGAGGAGGAGCTGAGGGgttttgaccaatcactgaAGTCCCTGCAAGCCTCTGAAGACCag TACTCCCAGAAGGAGGACAAGTATGAGGAAGAGATCAAAATCCTGACTGACAAGCTCAAAGAG GCTGAGACTCGTGCTGAGTTTGCTGAAAGGTCTGTGGCCAAGCTGGAAAAGACCATTGATGATCTGGAAG ATGAGCTTTATGCACAGAAACTCAAATACAAAGCCATTAGTGAGGAGTTGGATCACGCCCTCAATGACATGACGTCCAT ATAG
- the tpm3 gene encoding tropomyosin alpha-3 chain isoform X9: MSGNNSIDAVKRKIKVLQQQADEAEERAEILQREVEVEKTSREQAEAEVASLNRRIQLVEEELDRAQERLATALQKLEEAEKAADESERGMKVIENRALKDEEKMELQEIQLKEAKHIAEEADRKYEEVARKLLIIEGDHERTEERAELAEAKCAELEEELKNVTNNLKSLEAQAEKYSQKEDKYEEEIKILTDKLKEAETRAEFAERSVAKLEKTIDDLEDELYAQKLKYKAISEELDHALNDMTSI, encoded by the exons atgtCTGGAAACAACAGCATCGATGCGGTGAAGCGAAAGATAAAAGTTTTACAGCAACAGGCAGATGAAGCTGAAGAAAGAGCAGAAATACTTCAGAGAGAGGTCGAGGTGGAGAAAACGTCAAGAGAACAG GCAGAGGCTGAGGTAGCTTCTCTGAACAGGCGTATCCAGCTGGTTGAGGAGGAGTTGGACAGGGCCCAGGAGAGACTGGCCACAGCTTTGCAGAAGCTGGAAGAGGCTGAGAAGGCTGCGGACGAAAGCGAGAG gggcatgaaggtgatTGAGAACAGGGCCCTGAAGGATGAGGAGAAGATGGAGCTGCAGGAGATCCAACTGAAAGAGGCCAAGCACATTGCCGAGGAGGCCGACCGCAAGTATGAGGAG GTGGCTCGTAAGCTGCTGATCATCGAGGGAGATCATGAGCGCACGGAGGAGAGGGCGGAGCTTGCTGAGGC TAAATGTGCTGAACTGGAGGAGGAACTGAAAAACGTCACCAATAACCTTAAGTCCTTGGAGGCCCAGGCAGAaaag TACTCCCAGAAGGAGGACAAGTATGAGGAAGAGATCAAAATCCTGACTGACAAGCTCAAAGAG GCTGAGACTCGTGCTGAGTTTGCTGAAAGGTCTGTGGCCAAGCTGGAAAAGACCATTGATGATCTGGAAG ATGAGCTTTATGCACAGAAACTCAAATACAAAGCCATTAGTGAGGAGTTGGATCACGCCCTCAATGACATGACGTCCAT ATAG